A single Arthrobacter dokdonellae DNA region contains:
- a CDS encoding enoyl-CoA hydratase, producing the protein MNLRTITVKQSGRVGVITLNRPEALNALNLQLMEEVVSAARSLDKDPDTGAILLTGSDRAFAAGADIKEMSSRTYMDMYLDDWLQGWDGLAAVRTPVIAAVAGHALGGGCELAMMCDFIIAADSARFGQPEIKLGVIPGMGGSQRLTRAVGKAKAMEMILTGRTIDAAEAERIGLVARVVPHDRLLEDALETAKAISEKSAPIVMLAKEAVNAAFQMPLDSGVLFERRIFHSVFASSDQKEGMRAFVEKRQPNFTHA; encoded by the coding sequence ATGAATTTGCGAACCATCACCGTAAAGCAAAGTGGACGCGTAGGCGTCATCACACTGAATCGACCGGAGGCCCTAAACGCACTGAACCTTCAACTGATGGAAGAAGTCGTGTCCGCTGCCAGAAGCTTAGACAAGGACCCTGATACAGGTGCCATCCTTCTGACCGGATCCGATCGCGCCTTCGCCGCAGGCGCCGACATCAAGGAGATGTCTTCCCGGACTTACATGGATATGTACTTGGACGATTGGCTGCAGGGCTGGGACGGCCTTGCCGCCGTGCGGACCCCAGTAATTGCTGCCGTCGCTGGCCACGCGCTGGGCGGAGGCTGTGAACTGGCAATGATGTGCGACTTCATCATCGCAGCTGACTCAGCGCGATTTGGCCAGCCGGAAATCAAACTGGGCGTGATACCTGGCATGGGCGGTTCGCAGCGCCTGACGCGCGCCGTTGGAAAGGCAAAGGCTATGGAGATGATCCTCACGGGCCGCACCATAGACGCGGCCGAGGCTGAACGCATCGGTCTCGTAGCAAGGGTCGTCCCTCACGACAGGCTCTTGGAAGATGCCTTGGAAACTGCGAAGGCGATCTCCGAGAAGTCCGCGCCAATCGTAATGCTGGCAAAAGAGGCAGTGAATGCTGCATTTCAAATGCCACTGGACAGCGGCGTCCTCTTCGAACGCAGGATTTTTCATTCTGTGTTCGCCAGCTCGGACCAAAAAGAAGGTATGCGCGCCTTCGTCGAAAAGAGACAGCCCAACTTTACCCACGCCTGA